In one Candidatus Nomurabacteria bacterium genomic region, the following are encoded:
- a CDS encoding NUDIX hydrolase, whose translation MKEYLSMEIQDLPKITASKQDFSCPFFTVRHDSLQHPGDGSSEYYVIEFPTVAAVIAEHEGEFLFVSQYRHPIRERTVEFPMGRVDEHELIEEAANRELQEESGFRANSLTRLFTLVSFVGQADHHIEFFLAKDLVESTKQADPGEYNLTTQWMSPEEIDDAITQGIINHSETIAAWYKFKLTQK comes from the coding sequence ATGAAAGAATACCTATCTATGGAAATTCAAGACCTTCCCAAAATAACTGCTTCAAAACAGGACTTTAGTTGTCCCTTTTTTACGGTGCGTCATGACTCTTTGCAACATCCTGGTGATGGGAGTTCTGAGTACTACGTTATTGAGTTTCCAACGGTCGCAGCTGTTATTGCAGAGCATGAGGGTGAATTTTTATTCGTCTCACAATACCGCCACCCTATTAGAGAACGTACCGTTGAATTTCCAATGGGACGCGTTGATGAACATGAGCTTATAGAAGAAGCCGCAAATCGCGAATTACAAGAAGAATCCGGCTTTCGTGCTAATAGTCTTACTCGCCTCTTTACGCTTGTGTCATTTGTTGGACAGGCTGATCATCATATTGAGTTCTTTCTTGCAAAAGATCTTGTCGAATCAACAAAACAAGCTGATCCGGGTGAATACAACCTCACGACACAATGGATGAGCCCCGAAGAAATTGATGACGCTATCACTCAAGGCATCATCAACCACTCTGAAACAATAGCCGCTTGGTACAAGTTCAAACTTACACAAAAATAA
- the uvrA gene encoding excinuclease ABC subunit UvrA: MQDKIIIRGAREHNLKNISLEIPRHKMTVFTGLSGSGKSSLAFDTIFAEGQRRYVESLSAYARQFLGQMDKPDVDEIEGLSPAISIDQKAHSANPRSTVATITEIYDYLRVLYARAGKPHCPVCQKPIQKMTVDEMVDRILKKTDEIHAGAATTAIGDAKPKKSAKNAKLTNELVILAPVVRGRKGEYHQLLQDLFESGFSEVRVNGKWHSLRQPIDLERYDRHTIEVVTDRIPLGWPIANNKGLQSRLSEAMESALDRANGTVTVIMDDSTEVMMSAKFSCPDDGFAFPEIEPRLFSFNSPYGACQTCNGIGTESLFSDEKCSECDGARLRKEGLFVWIDGKSIVEVTNLPINEAADFFLKLSLDPTAMAIAEPVLREVISRLSFLLDVGLEYLTLNRTAGTLSGGEAQRIRLASQIGSHLVGALYVLDEPTIGLHQRDNKRLIDTLIKLRDLGNTIIVVEHDEDTIHAADHLVDIGPGAGVHGGEIVAEGAMPGVLQNKDSLTCAYLRGDKTISYPHKRRPAGKAFLEVKKATENNLKNVNAKIPLGRMVCVTGVSGSGKSTLLIDVMYRELAKHLNGATTKPGAHGGIEGLDWIDKVVDVDQSAIGRTPRSNPATYTGIWNHVRELYSLTPEARIRGYKVGRFSFNVAGGRCEHCEGNGQIAIEMHFLPTVYVPCDVCKGKRFNRETLEVTYREKNISDVLNMTIEEASKFFRDIPVIHDRTKILEEVGLGYLKLGQSATTLSGGEAQRIKLSSELAKRDTGRTFYLLDEPTTGLHFEDIRKLLEVLHRLVSRGNTVVIIEHNLDVIKNADWIIDMGPEGGDKGGTIVAQGTPEDVAKNPKSWTGKYLKEVLKKR, translated from the coding sequence ATGCAAGACAAAATCATCATTCGCGGTGCTCGCGAACACAATCTTAAGAATATCTCTCTTGAGATCCCACGTCACAAAATGACCGTATTTACGGGACTTTCTGGTTCAGGAAAGTCCTCTTTGGCTTTTGATACGATCTTTGCCGAAGGTCAACGCCGTTATGTGGAGTCTTTGTCGGCATATGCCCGTCAATTTTTGGGGCAAATGGATAAGCCTGATGTTGATGAGATCGAGGGTTTATCACCAGCTATTTCGATTGATCAAAAAGCGCACTCAGCAAACCCTCGTTCTACGGTGGCAACGATTACCGAAATCTACGATTATCTACGTGTGCTTTATGCACGTGCAGGTAAGCCGCATTGTCCGGTTTGCCAAAAGCCGATTCAAAAGATGACGGTTGATGAAATGGTTGATCGCATCCTAAAGAAAACAGATGAGATCCATGCAGGGGCTGCTACCACAGCCATCGGTGATGCAAAACCAAAGAAAAGTGCAAAGAATGCAAAACTCACCAATGAGTTAGTGATTCTTGCACCAGTTGTTCGTGGACGTAAAGGCGAATACCATCAACTTCTTCAAGATCTTTTTGAATCGGGTTTTAGTGAAGTGCGTGTTAATGGTAAGTGGCATAGTCTTCGTCAACCGATTGATCTTGAGCGTTATGACCGTCATACCATTGAGGTAGTAACGGATCGCATCCCGCTTGGATGGCCAATCGCCAACAATAAAGGCTTGCAATCACGTTTGAGCGAAGCAATGGAATCTGCGCTAGATCGTGCTAATGGAACCGTGACGGTTATTATGGATGACTCAACCGAAGTGATGATGTCGGCAAAATTTTCTTGTCCAGACGATGGTTTTGCTTTTCCAGAAATCGAGCCGCGTTTATTTTCGTTTAACTCACCTTATGGTGCTTGTCAGACATGTAATGGTATTGGCACAGAGTCGCTTTTTTCTGACGAAAAATGTTCAGAATGTGACGGCGCGCGTTTGCGTAAAGAGGGCCTCTTTGTCTGGATTGATGGCAAGAGCATTGTCGAAGTAACAAATCTTCCTATTAATGAAGCGGCGGATTTCTTTTTGAAATTGTCTCTTGATCCAACAGCAATGGCCATTGCCGAGCCAGTATTGCGCGAGGTGATTTCGCGCCTCTCTTTTTTATTGGATGTTGGTTTAGAATATCTCACGCTCAATCGCACCGCAGGGACACTTTCTGGTGGAGAGGCACAGCGTATTCGTTTAGCCTCGCAAATTGGTTCGCATCTTGTGGGTGCTTTGTACGTGTTAGATGAGCCAACCATTGGCTTGCATCAACGTGATAATAAACGCTTGATCGATACGCTCATCAAGCTACGTGATCTTGGCAATACTATTATCGTTGTTGAACATGATGAAGACACGATTCATGCAGCAGATCATTTGGTGGATATTGGTCCAGGTGCTGGTGTTCATGGTGGTGAAATTGTTGCCGAAGGTGCTATGCCAGGCGTCTTGCAAAATAAAGATAGCTTAACATGTGCCTATTTACGTGGCGATAAAACGATCAGCTATCCACACAAACGTCGTCCAGCGGGTAAGGCATTTTTAGAAGTAAAGAAAGCAACAGAAAATAACTTGAAGAATGTGAATGCCAAGATCCCTCTTGGTCGCATGGTGTGTGTAACGGGTGTATCAGGTTCTGGTAAATCTACCTTGCTTATTGATGTGATGTATCGCGAACTCGCCAAACATCTTAATGGCGCCACAACAAAACCAGGTGCACACGGAGGTATCGAAGGACTAGATTGGATTGATAAAGTTGTTGATGTGGATCAAAGCGCTATCGGACGAACTCCGCGTTCGAATCCAGCGACCTATACGGGTATCTGGAATCATGTGCGTGAGCTTTATTCGCTCACGCCTGAGGCGCGTATTCGCGGTTATAAAGTAGGGCGTTTCTCTTTTAATGTCGCGGGTGGTCGTTGTGAGCATTGTGAAGGTAATGGACAAATCGCGATTGAGATGCACTTTTTGCCAACGGTGTATGTGCCTTGTGATGTGTGTAAGGGCAAGCGCTTTAATCGTGAGACGCTTGAGGTGACGTATCGTGAGAAGAATATTTCTGACGTGCTCAATATGACGATCGAAGAGGCGAGTAAATTCTTCCGTGATATCCCTGTGATTCATGACCGTACGAAAATCCTCGAAGAAGTGGGTTTGGGATATCTAAAGCTTGGTCAAAGTGCAACCACGCTCTCTGGTGGAGAGGCACAGCGCATTAAGCTTTCTAGTGAACTCGCAAAACGTGATACGGGCAGAACATTCTATCTTCTCGATGAGCCAACAACGGGTCTTCACTTTGAAGATATTCGTAAGTTGCTCGAGGTGCTTCATCGTCTTGTTTCGCGCGGTAATACGGTTGTAATTATCGAGCATAATCTCGACGTCATTAAAAATGCCGATTGGATTATTGATATGGGCCCAGAAGGTGGTGACAAAGGCGGCACCATTGTCGCTCAAGGCACACCAGAAGACGTCGCCAAGAATCCAAAAAGCTGGACGGGTAAGTATTTGAAAGAGGTGTTAAAGAAGCGCTAA
- a CDS encoding excinuclease ABC subunit UvrC gives MIPSDIRIKNDALPDTPGVYLMKDQRGKVLYVGKAVNLKRRVQQHFDRPHGPFIQEMTPLVREIDYIEKGTAIEALILEANLIKHYWPKYNVLLKDNKSFMYLVITDEEYPRPILKRATDLLPEEEKTSLAIFGPYLSARSLRVALDLVRKVFPWSTCVPPKPPSTNVGRGQGVGVAKACFDYQIGRCPGVCIRKIDAKTYKATIRHLIKFFEGKKEDIVKGLTKEMTKLAKAERFEEAAKIRNQLFSLEHIQDIALLMRDEPEARTIKRSEGEIDIYGRIEGYDISHISGTSQVASMVVFQNGAPAKAQYRKFKIKTVEGSNDVGSLKEVLTRRLKHDEWPLPQLLLIDGGKPQVHAVEEVVRELGVQVPVVGMAKGPERKRTDLICSDRSPSLCTLLEPHIDLLTQVRDESHRFAITFHRKVRSAAFIGKKSSTKTKRK, from the coding sequence ATGATACCTTCTGACATCCGCATCAAAAATGATGCTCTGCCTGATACTCCAGGTGTTTATCTCATGAAAGATCAGCGTGGGAAGGTTTTGTATGTGGGCAAAGCGGTAAATCTAAAGCGACGTGTACAACAGCACTTTGATCGTCCACACGGGCCATTCATTCAAGAAATGACACCGCTGGTGCGTGAGATTGATTATATCGAAAAAGGCACAGCGATTGAGGCATTGATTCTTGAAGCAAACCTCATTAAACACTATTGGCCTAAGTACAATGTCTTACTAAAAGACAATAAGAGCTTTATGTATTTGGTCATTACGGATGAAGAATATCCACGACCAATTCTTAAGCGCGCAACGGATCTACTTCCAGAAGAAGAAAAAACTTCGCTGGCCATTTTTGGACCGTATCTTTCAGCGCGCTCATTGCGCGTGGCGTTGGATTTGGTGCGTAAGGTTTTTCCGTGGTCGACTTGTGTGCCACCAAAACCCCCTTCCACAAATGTGGGAAGGGGGCAGGGGGTAGGGGTTGCGAAGGCCTGTTTTGATTATCAAATAGGTCGTTGTCCCGGCGTATGCATTCGTAAAATTGATGCAAAGACGTATAAAGCAACCATACGTCATCTGATAAAGTTTTTTGAAGGCAAAAAAGAAGACATTGTAAAAGGTTTGACCAAAGAAATGACAAAGCTCGCCAAAGCAGAAAGGTTTGAAGAGGCAGCAAAGATTCGTAATCAACTTTTCTCGTTAGAACATATACAAGATATCGCACTTCTTATGCGTGATGAGCCTGAAGCGCGTACCATTAAGCGTTCAGAAGGGGAGATTGATATTTATGGACGTATTGAAGGATATGATATTTCGCATATTAGTGGCACATCACAAGTGGCGAGTATGGTGGTCTTTCAAAATGGCGCACCTGCTAAAGCGCAGTATCGTAAGTTTAAAATCAAAACTGTAGAGGGTTCCAATGACGTTGGTTCGTTAAAAGAAGTGCTTACACGTCGTTTAAAGCATGACGAATGGCCGCTTCCGCAACTATTATTGATTGATGGTGGCAAGCCTCAAGTGCATGCTGTAGAGGAGGTGGTTCGTGAACTTGGCGTACAGGTGCCTGTTGTTGGGATGGCAAAAGGGCCAGAGCGTAAACGTACGGATCTTATCTGCTCAGATCGGAGTCCAAGTTTATGTACATTATTAGAACCGCATATTGATTTGTTGACGCAAGTACGTGATGAATCGCATCGTTTTGCTATTACGTTTCATCGTAAAGTAAGGAGCGCCGCATTTATTGGTAAAAAATCATCTACCAAAACGAAGCGTAAATAG
- a CDS encoding endonuclease/exonuclease/phosphatase family protein: protein MESRILWWEKSRLFFDLPLNEGKRITVEESELRRNKNHLVKIVKAEDPDILLLQEVDERSSRTRMHDQEEELAEKLKEYPYRTSAYYIKSGFHPHRHILRPWRMKLVIFSKYSINEAKRYQLSIKPALWIVRLFYLKRCVLEARIPFADGGHFSVMNTHLDAYAQGSNTMAKQVKEIKALLTERTDQKIPWVIGGDFNLLPNDQARASLADDQAEYYNPHTELHYLTKSFALLPKKSETRGKQKKRWYTYAPNRKDLFKLDRTTDYFFYSSLLMAKNHKVRSRDTQDISDHVPLIGEFKCKSGR from the coding sequence GTGGAATCAAGAATTCTTTGGTGGGAGAAATCACGTCTATTTTTTGATCTTCCGCTAAACGAGGGTAAGCGTATTACCGTAGAAGAGTCAGAGCTACGACGTAATAAAAACCATCTCGTAAAAATTGTTAAAGCTGAAGACCCAGATATTTTGCTTCTGCAAGAAGTTGACGAACGTTCTTCGCGGACACGCATGCATGATCAAGAAGAAGAATTAGCAGAAAAGCTCAAAGAGTACCCGTATCGCACTTCTGCTTATTACATAAAGTCTGGATTTCATCCACATCGTCATATCTTGAGACCGTGGAGAATGAAGCTTGTTATTTTTTCAAAATATTCGATCAATGAGGCGAAACGATATCAGCTTAGTATCAAGCCGGCACTCTGGATCGTTAGACTATTTTATTTAAAGCGTTGTGTATTAGAAGCGCGTATTCCTTTCGCAGATGGCGGCCATTTTTCTGTTATGAATACGCATTTAGATGCTTATGCGCAGGGATCAAATACGATGGCAAAACAGGTTAAAGAAATTAAAGCTTTGCTGACAGAGAGGACAGATCAAAAAATTCCGTGGGTCATTGGAGGTGATTTCAATTTGCTACCTAATGACCAGGCGAGAGCATCTTTAGCAGATGACCAAGCAGAGTATTATAACCCACATACAGAACTCCATTATCTCACAAAATCATTTGCTCTATTGCCAAAAAAGAGCGAAACGAGAGGGAAGCAAAAAAAGCGCTGGTATACTTATGCTCCAAATCGTAAGGATCTTTTTAAGCTCGATAGAACGACGGATTATTTCTTTTATTCAAGCTTACTAATGGCAAAAAATCACAAAGTTCGTTCGCGTGATACTCAAGATATTAGTGATCATGTACCACTGATTGGGGAGTTTAAATGCAAAAGTGGGAGATAA
- the mraZ gene encoding division/cell wall cluster transcriptional repressor MraZ, with protein MFIGEFHHSLDEKGRMSIPAKFRAALAEGVVVTRGLDRSLFLYPKQEWEVLAAKLAALPLGQADTRAFARLMLAGAMEAEIDKAGRVLLPEYLRTYSGLQKNVVVAGLYNRLEIWDEDAYEAYARQTEEQGNAIAERLTDLGV; from the coding sequence ATGTTTATCGGAGAATTTCATCATAGTCTCGATGAAAAAGGCCGAATGTCTATTCCGGCGAAGTTTCGTGCTGCCCTCGCGGAGGGTGTCGTCGTCACTCGTGGTTTAGATCGCAGTCTCTTTCTTTATCCTAAACAGGAATGGGAAGTGCTTGCTGCAAAACTTGCTGCGCTTCCACTTGGTCAGGCTGATACTCGTGCTTTTGCACGTTTGATGCTAGCCGGTGCAATGGAAGCAGAAATCGATAAAGCGGGTCGCGTATTATTGCCAGAATATCTGCGTACCTATTCAGGGTTGCAGAAAAACGTTGTTGTTGCTGGTTTGTATAATCGTCTCGAAATTTGGGACGAAGATGCTTACGAAGCCTATGCTCGTCAAACCGAAGAGCAAGGTAATGCCATTGCAGAACGATTAACCGATCTAGGAGTATGA
- the rsmH gene encoding 16S rRNA (cytosine(1402)-N(4))-methyltransferase RsmH has product MSQSIHIAVMLEETMLGLEPHDGGVYVDGTLGGATHTRELLKRSAPTGRVYSFDVDPQALLRAKETLTEYGDRWQGIEANFRAMADSLRERGVNSVDGILLDLGFSSDEISDPKKGLSFQLEGPLDMRLGPKANEDGLTAADIVNTWKVTELTEMIRNFGEEKFAFRIATAIADARRVSRITRTIELAGIIKAAVPANYEQGRIHPATRTFQALRMAVNDEIQSLKQAIESAYSILAPNGRLAIISFHSIEDRVVKLALKDEEKWSNLYKRPLTPGEQELTENPRSRSAKLRIASKNEPSL; this is encoded by the coding sequence ATGAGCCAATCCATCCATATCGCTGTGATGCTCGAGGAAACCATGCTTGGCCTCGAACCACATGATGGCGGTGTCTATGTTGACGGTACTCTTGGTGGCGCCACGCATACGCGTGAGTTGTTAAAGCGTTCAGCACCAACAGGTCGTGTCTATTCGTTTGATGTTGATCCACAAGCTCTTTTGAGAGCAAAGGAGACGCTCACTGAATACGGCGACCGATGGCAGGGGATAGAAGCAAACTTTCGCGCCATGGCAGATAGCCTACGTGAAAGAGGTGTGAACTCGGTAGACGGTATTCTGTTAGATCTCGGTTTCTCCTCTGATGAGATCTCAGATCCGAAAAAAGGTCTGTCTTTTCAGCTCGAAGGTCCACTCGATATGAGGCTTGGTCCAAAAGCAAATGAAGACGGCTTAACTGCTGCAGACATTGTAAATACGTGGAAGGTGACAGAGTTAACTGAAATGATCCGCAACTTTGGCGAAGAAAAGTTCGCCTTCAGAATTGCTACGGCTATTGCCGACGCGCGTCGCGTGTCCCGCATTACTCGTACGATTGAGCTCGCGGGGATTATCAAAGCTGCTGTCCCAGCCAATTATGAACAAGGTCGCATTCACCCAGCTACAAGAACCTTTCAGGCCTTACGCATGGCAGTTAATGATGAGATTCAGTCGCTAAAACAGGCTATCGAGAGTGCTTATAGCATTCTCGCCCCTAATGGCCGTTTGGCGATCATCTCCTTTCACTCCATCGAAGATCGCGTAGTAAAACTCGCGCTCAAAGATGAAGAAAAATGGTCAAATCTCTACAAAAGACCTTTGACACCAGGTGAGCAAGAACTCACCGAAAACCCGCGTTCACGTAGTGCAAAGCTGCGTATCGCATCAAAAAACGAACCTTCACTATGA
- a CDS encoding ATP-dependent Clp protease ATP-binding subunit yields the protein MDIQHIPCENCPTDEVGSLCQHCQGAKFALLVDNTEQLVWSKAIEPSLFATRRVQAIARKISVALIVLSIFACLIGLVWVLAMPSTLFSLGLIVSGSTFGFLFCGVLIASLLLVFRAVTWSDTQKLIPPLAVNIPATPYIREVSQYLDTSGWQILQLAYDLSSKQERAFLSPIHVFAAALTSSQGGTLLSRLGTTFEAWKAQLSQLLARIEYADHGKPVLSDNTREVLLRAYLFARENQRRTIGVLDLFQAAVEVDGSIRDALDVVGVPPERLSQVAHWLRLQEQLIEDHRAFQQLAQLKPDASMDRAMLAHATPLLDQYGEDLTRSARHDYLFPLIGRDKDMDQLLRGFESGHRAMTIIADAGIGKRALVEGLAQRMVIEDVPAVLFDKRMVVVDVAHVLAGGDPAYAPQRLLELIREAESSGNILLVLQQIDALLRASTNGIDLADILASDLSQGRLMLLATTTPGAWTEIIEPNALSAQMSKLLLAEPEQAEVMELLMAKAGGIEYKTQVFFTYGALEQAYTSAKRYIKDVRLPKSALQLMTEAASSVQRKRSTGALVTEEDIAQIIHEKTRIPVESINSNEKEKLLGLEDRLKKRVIGQGEAVKAVSQAMRRARVDVREARRPMATFLFLGPTGIGKTELAKALASEYIGDEAFLVRLDMSEYQLASSVSRLIGAPGDNKGGLLTEAIRKQPFSIVLLDELEKAHPDILSLFLQVLDDGRLTDGIGRTVDFTNTIIIATSNAGASYIQQAVREEKSLDIIKRELLERELQTVYRPEFLNRFDGVIVFRPLTLDEVEQITWLQINRLAKNLQTKGIGFTADDEAVQWLAREGFDPQFGVRPLKRLIQDKVETEIADVLLRGEVSRKDTLVLEEGGHLRVDKWQG from the coding sequence ATGGATATTCAACACATTCCTTGCGAAAACTGTCCTACCGATGAAGTAGGGAGCCTTTGTCAGCATTGCCAAGGGGCAAAGTTTGCATTGCTCGTTGATAATACTGAGCAACTTGTTTGGTCAAAGGCTATTGAGCCATCACTCTTTGCAACAAGGCGCGTTCAAGCTATTGCTCGAAAAATAAGTGTCGCATTGATTGTATTAAGTATTTTTGCTTGTCTTATTGGCCTTGTTTGGGTATTGGCAATGCCGTCAACACTTTTTTCATTAGGTCTCATTGTTTCTGGATCGACGTTTGGTTTTTTGTTCTGTGGTGTGCTAATTGCCTCGTTGTTGTTAGTCTTCCGTGCAGTGACGTGGTCTGATACGCAAAAGCTCATCCCACCGCTTGCAGTAAATATTCCGGCAACGCCCTATATCCGAGAGGTTTCGCAATACCTCGATACGAGCGGTTGGCAAATATTACAGCTCGCCTATGACTTATCCTCAAAGCAAGAGCGTGCATTTCTCTCGCCGATACATGTATTTGCAGCGGCACTCACTTCTTCGCAGGGCGGCACGCTTCTATCTCGTCTCGGCACAACGTTTGAAGCTTGGAAGGCGCAACTCAGTCAGTTATTGGCGCGTATAGAATACGCGGATCATGGAAAGCCTGTTTTGTCGGACAATACACGTGAGGTTTTACTACGCGCCTATCTTTTTGCCAGAGAAAATCAACGACGCACGATTGGTGTATTAGATCTATTTCAAGCTGCGGTAGAGGTTGATGGTTCGATTCGAGATGCATTAGATGTTGTAGGTGTTCCTCCTGAAAGACTTTCGCAAGTAGCTCATTGGTTACGATTACAAGAGCAACTTATCGAAGATCATCGCGCTTTTCAGCAGCTCGCGCAATTAAAGCCAGATGCATCAATGGATCGTGCAATGCTTGCACATGCAACGCCACTCTTGGATCAGTATGGTGAAGATTTAACGCGCTCTGCACGTCATGATTATCTCTTTCCGCTCATTGGAAGAGACAAGGACATGGATCAGCTATTAAGAGGTTTTGAAAGCGGTCATCGCGCGATGACGATTATCGCTGATGCGGGTATTGGCAAACGAGCGCTTGTCGAAGGCCTCGCTCAAAGAATGGTCATCGAAGATGTGCCAGCTGTTTTATTTGATAAGAGAATGGTTGTTGTGGATGTTGCGCATGTTCTTGCGGGGGGTGATCCTGCATATGCGCCGCAACGATTGCTAGAGCTTATTCGAGAAGCAGAAAGCTCTGGCAATATTTTGCTTGTTTTACAACAAATTGATGCGTTATTACGTGCGTCTACAAATGGCATAGATCTTGCAGATATCTTGGCTTCTGATCTATCACAAGGGCGTTTAATGTTGCTCGCGACGACAACGCCTGGTGCCTGGACCGAGATTATTGAGCCAAATGCGCTCAGCGCACAAATGAGTAAGCTTCTATTAGCCGAGCCAGAACAAGCAGAAGTTATGGAGTTATTAATGGCAAAAGCAGGTGGTATAGAATATAAAACTCAAGTCTTTTTTACCTACGGCGCCTTAGAGCAGGCCTATACTTCAGCAAAGCGCTATATCAAAGATGTACGTTTACCTAAAAGCGCGCTTCAGCTTATGACGGAGGCGGCTTCTTCTGTGCAACGCAAACGCAGTACAGGTGCCCTTGTTACTGAAGAAGATATCGCGCAAATCATCCACGAAAAGACGCGCATTCCTGTAGAATCAATCAACTCAAACGAAAAAGAAAAGCTTCTCGGTTTAGAGGACCGTTTAAAGAAACGTGTAATTGGACAAGGAGAGGCGGTAAAAGCCGTATCTCAAGCGATGCGTCGTGCACGTGTTGATGTGCGTGAGGCGCGTCGTCCAATGGCAACATTCTTATTCTTAGGACCTACAGGTATAGGTAAAACCGAGCTCGCAAAAGCATTAGCCTCAGAATATATTGGTGATGAAGCGTTTTTAGTACGTCTTGATATGTCCGAATATCAACTCGCCTCATCGGTCTCTCGTCTCATTGGAGCTCCTGGCGACAATAAAGGCGGACTCTTAACAGAGGCGATTCGAAAACAACCCTTTTCTATTGTCTTGCTTGATGAGCTCGAAAAAGCACATCCAGATATACTCTCCTTATTTTTACAGGTGCTTGATGATGGTCGATTAACGGATGGTATTGGTAGAACGGTAGATTTTACAAATACGATTATTATCGCTACATCAAATGCTGGCGCAAGTTATATTCAGCAAGCCGTCAGAGAAGAAAAGTCTCTGGATATTATTAAGCGTGAACTATTAGAACGCGAATTACAAACCGTCTATCGCCCAGAATTTTTAAATCGTTTTGATGGGGTGATTGTATTCCGTCCACTTACATTAGACGAAGTAGAACAAATTACCTGGCTTCAAATTAATCGCTTAGCAAAAAACCTACAGACAAAGGGTATTGGGTTTACAGCAGATGACGAAGCAGTGCAGTGGCTCGCTCGCGAAGGCTTTGATCCGCAGTTTGGCGTAAGACCGCTTAAACGTCTTATTCAAGATAAGGTCGAAACAGAAATTGCGGACGTATTACTTCGTGGTGAGGTATCACGTAAAGACACGCTTGTACTCGAAGAGGGTGGACACTTGCGTGTAGATAAATGGCAGGGTTAG
- a CDS encoding undecaprenyl/decaprenyl-phosphate alpha-N-acetylglucosaminyl 1-phosphate transferase, translating to MNRETLYLILALVGGASALLSWSLAFATQRFARRIEAIDYPKGGRKIHTVPTPLLGGLGIGLIILIAFGALSLFVNVPHWSITGLMIAMVILLIGGALDDRYDLPAKYQIIFPVAASAIAVFFGLSIQYITNPIGGSISLEYLVVGGIALLPSLLAFFWLLGVTYATKVMDGLDGLVTGQVVIGASLIIALSLTQRYYQPSMAILAAVVCGAFIGFLPHNVNPAKQFLGESGSTLAGFLLGSLAILSGAKLATALMVLGLPIADLFFVLFGRLRRGVSLFKGDDSHLHHKLIKAGLDKRHAVYLLWSLTALAGAAGLFVQTRGKALLFIFLCAVTAGLSAWADASYKQRQKSL from the coding sequence ATGAATCGCGAAACCCTTTATTTGATTCTAGCTCTCGTGGGAGGTGCGAGCGCGCTTTTGTCTTGGTCGTTGGCTTTTGCAACACAGCGATTCGCTCGTCGTATTGAAGCGATAGATTATCCAAAGGGTGGGCGCAAAATCCATACCGTACCAACGCCCCTCTTAGGAGGGCTGGGGATAGGTCTTATTATTTTGATAGCATTTGGGGCTTTGTCGCTTTTTGTAAATGTTCCGCATTGGTCTATAACCGGGTTAATGATAGCGATGGTCATCCTATTGATCGGTGGTGCACTTGATGACCGGTATGACTTGCCGGCTAAGTATCAAATCATCTTTCCGGTTGCTGCGAGTGCTATTGCTGTATTTTTTGGGCTATCTATTCAATATATCACGAATCCTATTGGCGGTTCTATTTCGTTAGAGTATCTCGTTGTTGGTGGGATAGCATTATTACCGAGTCTTCTGGCATTTTTTTGGTTATTAGGCGTGACCTATGCCACGAAAGTTATGGATGGTCTTGATGGTCTTGTTACGGGCCAAGTCGTTATTGGCGCATCACTTATTATTGCCTTGTCGCTAACGCAACGTTATTACCAGCCGAGTATGGCAATCCTTGCCGCGGTTGTCTGTGGTGCCTTTATCGGTTTCTTGCCTCATAACGTAAACCCAGCAAAACAATTTTTAGGTGAATCTGGGAGTACGCTCGCTGGTTTTTTGCTTGGTTCACTCGCGATATTAAGTGGTGCAAAGCTTGCTACGGCACTTATGGTACTTGGCTTACCAATCGCCGATCTCTTTTTTGTCCTATTTGGAAGATTAAGGCGAGGCGTTTCTCTATTTAAGGGCGATGATTCTCACTTGCACCACAAGCTTATTAAGGCAGGACTTGATAAACGACACGCGGTCTATCTGTTGTGGTCGTTAACGGCTCTTGCAGGTGCTGCGGGGCTTTTTGTGCAAACTCGAGGTAAGGCCCTTCTGTTTATCTTTTTGTGTGCTGTGACCGCAGGACTTTCTGCTTGGGCAGATGCAAGTTATAAGCAAAGACAAAAATCACTATGA